One region of Strigops habroptila isolate Jane chromosome 11, bStrHab1.2.pri, whole genome shotgun sequence genomic DNA includes:
- the RFC5 gene encoding replication factor C subunit 5 has protein sequence MARAGGGNLPWVEKYRPQALSELVSHRDILSTVQRFISEDRLPHLLLYGPPGTGKTSTILACAKQLYREREFGSMVLELNASDDRGIDIVRGPILSFASTRTIFKKGFKLVILDEADAMTQDAQNALRRVIEKFTENTRFCLICNYLSKIIPALQSRCTRFRFGPLTPELMVPRLQHVIQEEGVDVTEDGMKALVTLSSGDMRRALNILQSTTMAFGKVTEENVYTCTGHPLQSDIANILDWMLNQDFSTAYHRIMELKTLKGLALQDILTEIHLFVHRVDFPPSVRIQLLIKMADIEYRLAAGTSEKIQLSSLIAAFQCTRDLIVAEA, from the exons ATggcgcgggcgggcggcgggaaCCTGCCGTG GGTGGAGAAGTACCGGCCGCAGGCGCTGTCGGAGCTGGTGTCGCATCGCGATATCCTCAGCACCG TGCAGCGGTTCATCAGCGAGGACCGGCTCCCGCACCTCCTCCTCTATGGGCCCCCCGGTACCGGTAAGACGTCCACCATCCTCGCCTGCGCCAAGCAGCTATACCGGGAACGCGAGTTTGGCTCCATGGTGCTGGAG CTCAACGCCTCTGACGACCGGGGTATCGACATCGTCCGAGGGCCCATCCTGAGCTTTGCCAGCACCAGGACCATCTTTAA GAAAGGCTTCAAGCTCGTCATTCTGGATGAGGCCGACGCCATGACCCAGGATGCTCAGAATGCCCTGAGGCGAG tCATCGAGAAGTTCACCGAAAACACCCGGTTTTGCCTCATCTGCAACTACCTGTCCAAGATCATCCCGGCGCTGCAGTCCCGCTGCACGCGCTTCCGCTTCGGGCCCCTCACCCCGGAGCTCATGGTGCCCCGGCTCCAACACGTCATACAGGAGGAGGG GGTGGATGTGACCGAGGATGGGATGAAGGCTCTGGTGACCCTCTCGAGCGGTGACATGCGCAGAGCCCTCAATATCCTGCAG agCACCACCATGGCCTTCGGGAAGGTGACGGAGGAGAATGTCTACACGTGCACAGGGCACCCCCTCCAGTCTGACATCGCCAATATCCTCGACTGGATGCTGAACCAGGACTTTTCCACTGCCTACCACA GAATCATGGAGCTGAAGACGCTGAAGGGCTTGGCCCTGCAGGACATCCTCACCGAGATCCACCTCTTCGTGCACAGAG TCGATTTCCCACCCTCGGTGCGCATCCAGCTGCTGATCAAAATGGCAGATATCGA GTACCGTCTGGCTGCTGGGACCAGTGAGAAGATCCAGCTGAGCTCCCTCATCGCGGCTTTCCAGTGCACCAGGGACCTGATCGTGGCCGAAGCCTGA
- the WSB2 gene encoding WD repeat and SOCS box-containing protein 2 isoform X1, with translation MWVPGPWGATAGGVTGAPGAVLREAEEQEAVPGVPSPRRRRRRFRRAGSGAGPAEAVPGPAGRCRGRAGRGAAMKPCGGEAGPGAGEPGPGDALCPAEEPVLLAELKPGRPQRYDWKSSCETWSVAFSPDGAWFAWSQGHCVVKLIPWPLREPELSCKAPERKTRSSKAEARSRAVAKEKTLECGQIVWGLAFSAWPVAEEGDTDPACAVGLSCLILATGLNDGQIKVWEVQTGHLLFSLLGHQDVVRDLSFAPNGSLILVSASRDKTLRVWDLSRDGRQVQVLSGHVQWVYCCSISPDCSMLCSAAGEKSALLWSMRSYTLIRRLEGHQSSVVSCDFSPDSALLVTASYDACVIMWDPYTGEQLRTLRHVPLHSALDDSSEVHTSSLRSVCFSPEGLYLATVADDRLLRIWALELRSPVAFAPMTNGLCCMYFPHGGFIATGTRDGHVQFWTAPRVLSSLKHLCRKALRTFLTTYQVLALPIPRKLKEFLTYRTF, from the exons ATGTGGGTGCCGGGTCCTTGGGGTGCCACTGCCGGGGGTGTCACCGGTGCCCCCGGGGCGGTGCTACGGGAGGCGGAGGAGCAGGAGGCGGTACCGGGTGTCCCgtccccgcgccgccgccgccgccgcttccgCCGCGCTGGGTCTGGTGCCGGCCCCGCGGAGGCCGTGCCCGGCCCGGCTGGTCGTTGCCGTGGCCGGGCGGGCCGCGGAGCCGCCATGAAGCCGTGCGGAGGTgaggcggggccgggcgcgggggAGCCGGGCCCGGGTGACGCGCTGTGCCCCGCAGAGGAGCCGGTGCTGCTGGCGGAGCTGAAGCCGGGCCGGCCCCAGCGCTACGACTGGAAGTCGAGCTGCGAGACGTGGAGCGTCGCCTTCTCCCCCGATGGAGCGTGGTTCGCGTGGTCGCAGGGGCACTGCGTGGTGAAACTGATCCCCTGGCCGCTGCGGGAGCCCGAGCT cagctGTAAAGCCCCAGAGCGCAAGACCCGCAGCAGCAAGGCCGAGGCGAGGAGCCGAGCGGTGGCCAAGGAGAAGACCCTGGAGTGTGGTCAGATCGTGTGGGGCTTGGCCTTCAGCGCCTGGCCGGTGGCAGAGGAGGGGGACACAGACCCTGCCTGCGCTGTGGGGCTTTCCTGCCTCATCCTGGCCACCGGGCTCAACGATGGGCAGATCAAGGTCTGGGAGGTGCAGACAG GACACCTCCTCTTCAGCCTCTTGGGGCACCAGGATGTCGTCAGAGACCTGAGCTTCGCTCCCAATGGAAGCCTCATCCTTGTGTCAGCCTCGCGGGACAAGACCTTGCGTGTGTGGGACCTCAGCAGAGATG GGCGGCAGGTCCAGGTGCTGTCAGGCCACGTGCAGTGGGTCTATTGCTGCTCCATCTCCCCAGACTGCAGCATGCTCTGCTCCGCCGCCGGAGAGAAGTCG GCGCTGCTGTGGAGTATGCGATCCTACACGCTGATCCGGAGGCTGGAGGGGCACCAGAGCAGCGTGGTGTCCTGTGACTTCTCCCCAGACTCTGCTCTCCTCGTCACCGCCTCCTATGATGCCTGTGTCATCATGTGGGACCCCTACACCGGGGAGCAGCTGAGGACGCTGCG CCATGTCCCCCTGCACTCGGCGCTGGATGACAGCAGCGAGGTCCACACCAGCTCCCTGCGCTCCGTCTGCTTCTCCCCTGAGGGCCTCTACCTGGCCACGGTGGCGGATGACAG GCTCCTGAGGATCTGGGCATTGGAGCTGCGCTCTCCAGTTGCATTTGCTCCCATGACCAACGGCCTGTGCTGCATGTACTTCCCACACGGCGGTTTCATTGCCACAGG GACCAGGGATGGCCACGTCCAGTTCTGGACCGCTCCAAGGGTCCTCTCGTCGCTGAAGCACTTGTGCCGCAAAGCTCTGCGCACCTTCCTGACGACGTACCAGGTCCTCGCGCTCCCCATTCCCAGGAAGCTGAAGGAATTCCTCACTTACCGGACCTTTTAA
- the WSB2 gene encoding WD repeat and SOCS box-containing protein 2 isoform X2: MWVPGPWGATAGGVTGAPGAVLREAEEQEAVPGVPSPRRRRRRFRRAGSGAGPAEAVPGPAGRCRGRAGRGAAMKPCGGEAGPGAGEPGPGDALCPAEEPVLLAELKPGRPQRYDWKSSCETWSVAFSPDGAWFAWSQGHCVVKLIPWPLREPELCKAPERKTRSSKAEARSRAVAKEKTLECGQIVWGLAFSAWPVAEEGDTDPACAVGLSCLILATGLNDGQIKVWEVQTGHLLFSLLGHQDVVRDLSFAPNGSLILVSASRDKTLRVWDLSRDGRQVQVLSGHVQWVYCCSISPDCSMLCSAAGEKSALLWSMRSYTLIRRLEGHQSSVVSCDFSPDSALLVTASYDACVIMWDPYTGEQLRTLRHVPLHSALDDSSEVHTSSLRSVCFSPEGLYLATVADDRLLRIWALELRSPVAFAPMTNGLCCMYFPHGGFIATGTRDGHVQFWTAPRVLSSLKHLCRKALRTFLTTYQVLALPIPRKLKEFLTYRTF; this comes from the exons ATGTGGGTGCCGGGTCCTTGGGGTGCCACTGCCGGGGGTGTCACCGGTGCCCCCGGGGCGGTGCTACGGGAGGCGGAGGAGCAGGAGGCGGTACCGGGTGTCCCgtccccgcgccgccgccgccgccgcttccgCCGCGCTGGGTCTGGTGCCGGCCCCGCGGAGGCCGTGCCCGGCCCGGCTGGTCGTTGCCGTGGCCGGGCGGGCCGCGGAGCCGCCATGAAGCCGTGCGGAGGTgaggcggggccgggcgcgggggAGCCGGGCCCGGGTGACGCGCTGTGCCCCGCAGAGGAGCCGGTGCTGCTGGCGGAGCTGAAGCCGGGCCGGCCCCAGCGCTACGACTGGAAGTCGAGCTGCGAGACGTGGAGCGTCGCCTTCTCCCCCGATGGAGCGTGGTTCGCGTGGTCGCAGGGGCACTGCGTGGTGAAACTGATCCCCTGGCCGCTGCGGGAGCCCGAGCT ctGTAAAGCCCCAGAGCGCAAGACCCGCAGCAGCAAGGCCGAGGCGAGGAGCCGAGCGGTGGCCAAGGAGAAGACCCTGGAGTGTGGTCAGATCGTGTGGGGCTTGGCCTTCAGCGCCTGGCCGGTGGCAGAGGAGGGGGACACAGACCCTGCCTGCGCTGTGGGGCTTTCCTGCCTCATCCTGGCCACCGGGCTCAACGATGGGCAGATCAAGGTCTGGGAGGTGCAGACAG GACACCTCCTCTTCAGCCTCTTGGGGCACCAGGATGTCGTCAGAGACCTGAGCTTCGCTCCCAATGGAAGCCTCATCCTTGTGTCAGCCTCGCGGGACAAGACCTTGCGTGTGTGGGACCTCAGCAGAGATG GGCGGCAGGTCCAGGTGCTGTCAGGCCACGTGCAGTGGGTCTATTGCTGCTCCATCTCCCCAGACTGCAGCATGCTCTGCTCCGCCGCCGGAGAGAAGTCG GCGCTGCTGTGGAGTATGCGATCCTACACGCTGATCCGGAGGCTGGAGGGGCACCAGAGCAGCGTGGTGTCCTGTGACTTCTCCCCAGACTCTGCTCTCCTCGTCACCGCCTCCTATGATGCCTGTGTCATCATGTGGGACCCCTACACCGGGGAGCAGCTGAGGACGCTGCG CCATGTCCCCCTGCACTCGGCGCTGGATGACAGCAGCGAGGTCCACACCAGCTCCCTGCGCTCCGTCTGCTTCTCCCCTGAGGGCCTCTACCTGGCCACGGTGGCGGATGACAG GCTCCTGAGGATCTGGGCATTGGAGCTGCGCTCTCCAGTTGCATTTGCTCCCATGACCAACGGCCTGTGCTGCATGTACTTCCCACACGGCGGTTTCATTGCCACAGG GACCAGGGATGGCCACGTCCAGTTCTGGACCGCTCCAAGGGTCCTCTCGTCGCTGAAGCACTTGTGCCGCAAAGCTCTGCGCACCTTCCTGACGACGTACCAGGTCCTCGCGCTCCCCATTCCCAGGAAGCTGAAGGAATTCCTCACTTACCGGACCTTTTAA
- the WSB2 gene encoding WD repeat and SOCS box-containing protein 2 isoform X3, protein MWVPGPWGATAGGVTGAPGAVLREAEEQEAVPGVPSPRRRRRRFRRAGSGAGPAEAVPGPAGRCRGRAGRGAAMKPCGEEPVLLAELKPGRPQRYDWKSSCETWSVAFSPDGAWFAWSQGHCVVKLIPWPLREPELSCKAPERKTRSSKAEARSRAVAKEKTLECGQIVWGLAFSAWPVAEEGDTDPACAVGLSCLILATGLNDGQIKVWEVQTGHLLFSLLGHQDVVRDLSFAPNGSLILVSASRDKTLRVWDLSRDGRQVQVLSGHVQWVYCCSISPDCSMLCSAAGEKSALLWSMRSYTLIRRLEGHQSSVVSCDFSPDSALLVTASYDACVIMWDPYTGEQLRTLRHVPLHSALDDSSEVHTSSLRSVCFSPEGLYLATVADDRLLRIWALELRSPVAFAPMTNGLCCMYFPHGGFIATGTRDGHVQFWTAPRVLSSLKHLCRKALRTFLTTYQVLALPIPRKLKEFLTYRTF, encoded by the exons ATGTGGGTGCCGGGTCCTTGGGGTGCCACTGCCGGGGGTGTCACCGGTGCCCCCGGGGCGGTGCTACGGGAGGCGGAGGAGCAGGAGGCGGTACCGGGTGTCCCgtccccgcgccgccgccgccgccgcttccgCCGCGCTGGGTCTGGTGCCGGCCCCGCGGAGGCCGTGCCCGGCCCGGCTGGTCGTTGCCGTGGCCGGGCGGGCCGCGGAGCCGCCATGAAGCCGTGCGGAG AGGAGCCGGTGCTGCTGGCGGAGCTGAAGCCGGGCCGGCCCCAGCGCTACGACTGGAAGTCGAGCTGCGAGACGTGGAGCGTCGCCTTCTCCCCCGATGGAGCGTGGTTCGCGTGGTCGCAGGGGCACTGCGTGGTGAAACTGATCCCCTGGCCGCTGCGGGAGCCCGAGCT cagctGTAAAGCCCCAGAGCGCAAGACCCGCAGCAGCAAGGCCGAGGCGAGGAGCCGAGCGGTGGCCAAGGAGAAGACCCTGGAGTGTGGTCAGATCGTGTGGGGCTTGGCCTTCAGCGCCTGGCCGGTGGCAGAGGAGGGGGACACAGACCCTGCCTGCGCTGTGGGGCTTTCCTGCCTCATCCTGGCCACCGGGCTCAACGATGGGCAGATCAAGGTCTGGGAGGTGCAGACAG GACACCTCCTCTTCAGCCTCTTGGGGCACCAGGATGTCGTCAGAGACCTGAGCTTCGCTCCCAATGGAAGCCTCATCCTTGTGTCAGCCTCGCGGGACAAGACCTTGCGTGTGTGGGACCTCAGCAGAGATG GGCGGCAGGTCCAGGTGCTGTCAGGCCACGTGCAGTGGGTCTATTGCTGCTCCATCTCCCCAGACTGCAGCATGCTCTGCTCCGCCGCCGGAGAGAAGTCG GCGCTGCTGTGGAGTATGCGATCCTACACGCTGATCCGGAGGCTGGAGGGGCACCAGAGCAGCGTGGTGTCCTGTGACTTCTCCCCAGACTCTGCTCTCCTCGTCACCGCCTCCTATGATGCCTGTGTCATCATGTGGGACCCCTACACCGGGGAGCAGCTGAGGACGCTGCG CCATGTCCCCCTGCACTCGGCGCTGGATGACAGCAGCGAGGTCCACACCAGCTCCCTGCGCTCCGTCTGCTTCTCCCCTGAGGGCCTCTACCTGGCCACGGTGGCGGATGACAG GCTCCTGAGGATCTGGGCATTGGAGCTGCGCTCTCCAGTTGCATTTGCTCCCATGACCAACGGCCTGTGCTGCATGTACTTCCCACACGGCGGTTTCATTGCCACAGG GACCAGGGATGGCCACGTCCAGTTCTGGACCGCTCCAAGGGTCCTCTCGTCGCTGAAGCACTTGTGCCGCAAAGCTCTGCGCACCTTCCTGACGACGTACCAGGTCCTCGCGCTCCCCATTCCCAGGAAGCTGAAGGAATTCCTCACTTACCGGACCTTTTAA
- the DTX1 gene encoding E3 ubiquitin-protein ligase DTX1 — protein sequence MARQGAGAMLAAGGLGFPPQNLARVVVWEWLNEHGRWRPYSAAVCHHIENVLKEDARGSVVLGQVDVQLAPYIIDLQSMHQFRQDTGTMRPVRRNFYDPSSAPGKGIVWEWENDNSSWTPYDMDICITIQNAYEKQHPWLDLSSLGFCYLIYFSSMSQMNRQTQRKRRLRRRMDLAYPLTMGSIPKSQSWPVGTSTGTPCSCPQCLLVNSTRAASNAILASQRRKLYPGAIRQSSTFAGAALWPVGTGTVAGGTAKGEGLRVPGAGFAPSPSVPGSAPLPGLNNLNRPGTQRGAALGARATVPPGVPALPVKNLNSTGPVHPALAGMTGILMCAAGLPVCLTRAPKPILHPPPVSKSDIKPVPGINGICRKTKKKHLKKSKTPEDVVRRYIQKVKNPPDEDCTICMERLVTSSGYEGVLSHRGIKPELVGKLGKCGHMYHLLCLLAMYNNGNKDGSLQCPTCKAIYGEKTGTQPPGKMEFHLIPHSLPGYTDSKTIRIVYDIPTGIQGPEHPNPGKRFTARGFPRHCYLPDNEKGRKVLKLLIVAWDRRLIFTVGTSNTTGESDTVVWNEIHHKTEFGSNLTGHGYPDPNYLDNVLAELLAQGVSEATLKD from the exons ATGGCGCGGCAGGGCGCGGGGGCCATGCTGGCCGCCGGGGGCCTCGGCTTCCCCCCGCAGAACCTGGCCCGGGTGGTGGTGTGGGAGTGGCTGAACGAGCACGGGCGCTGGAGGCCCTACTCGGCCGCCGTGTGCCACCACATCGAGAACGTGCTGAAGGAGGACGCCCGCGGCAGCGTGGTGCTGGGGCAGGTCGATGTCCAGCTGGCGCCCTACATCATCGACCTCCAGTCCATGCACCAGTTCCGGCAGGACACGG GGACAATGCGCCCCGTTCGGAGGAACTTCTACGACCCATCCTCAGCGCCGGGGAAGGGGATCGTGTGGGAATGGGAGAACGACAACAGCTCCTGGACCCCCTACGACATGGACATCTGCATCACCATCCAGAACGCCTACGAGAAGCAGCACCCCTGGCTGGACCTCTCCTCCCTGGGCTTCTGCTACCTCATCTACTTCAGCAGCATGTCCCAGATGAACCGGCAGACCCAGCGCAAGCGCCGGCTGCGGCGCCGCATGGACCTGGCCTATCCCCTCACCATGGGCTCCATCCCCAAATCCCAGTCGTGGCCGGTGGGCACCAGCACGGGGacaccctgctcctgccctcagtGCCTGCTGGTCAACAGCACCCGCGCTGCCTCCAACGCCATCCTGGCCTCCCAGCGCCGCAAGCTCTACCCGGGCGCCATCCGGCAGAGCAGCACCTTTGCTGGTGCAGCCCTATGGCCCGTGGGCACGGGGACGGTGGCGGGTGGCACGGCCAAGGGCGAGGGGCTGCGGGTGCCCGGTGCCGGGTTCGCCCCCAGCCCGAGCGTGCCCGGCTCAGCGCCGCTGCCGGGGCTCAACAACCTCAACCGGCCCGGCACACAGCGGGGGGCTGCGCTGGGCGCCCGCGCCACCGTGCCCCCCGG GGTCCCAGCACTCCCAGTCAAGAACCTGAACAGCACCGGCCCTGTCCACCCGGCCCTCGCAG GGATGACGGGAATCCTCATGTGTGCCGCGGGGCTGCCCGTCTGCCTGACCCGTGCCCCCAAACCCATCCTGCACCCGCCGCCCGTCAGCAAGAGCGACATCAAACCCGTGCCCGGCATCAACGGCATCTGCAGGAAGACCAAGAAGAAGCACCTCAAAAAGA GTAAGACCCCCGAGGACGTGGTCCGTCGGTACATCCAGAAGGTGAAGAACCCCCCGGATGAG GATTGCACCATCTGCATGGAGCGCCTGGTCACCTCCTCTGGCTATGAGGGTGTGCTGAGCCACAGGGGCATCAAGCCCGAGCTGGTGGGCAAGCTGGGCAAGTGCGGGCACATGTAccacctcctctgcctcctggcCATGTACAACAACGGCAACAAG GATGGCAGCCTGCAGTGCCCCACTTGTAAGGCCATTTATGGGGAGAAGACGGGCACGCAGCCCCCCGGGAAGATGGAGTTCCACCTCATCCCCCATTCCCTCCCGGGCTACACTGACTCCAAAACCATCCGGATTGTCTACGACATTCCCACCGGTATCCAG GGCCCCGAGCACCCCAATCCCGGGAAGAGGTTCACGGCGCGCGGCTTCCCGCGGCACTGCTACCTGCCCGACAACGAGAAGGGCAGGAAG GTGCTGAAGCTGCTGATCGTGGCCTGGGACCGGCGGCTCATCTTCACCGTCGGCACCTCCAACACCACGGGCGAGTCGGACACGGTGGTGTGGAACGAGATCCACCACAAGACCGAGTTCGGCTCCAACCTGACGGGCCACGGCTACCCCGACCCCAACTACCTGGACAACGTCTTGGCCGAGCTGCTGGCCCAGGGTGTCTCTGAGGCCACCCTGAAGGACTGA